In a single window of the Serratia quinivorans genome:
- the phnC gene encoding Phosphate-import ATP-binding protein PhnC, with protein MGQAQLKLATTDFPGQQPLSSRKVLSVKGLGKAYKSQQRVLDDINFDLHVGEFVAVIGRSGAGKSTLLHTLNGTIPSSCGEMLHFEDDGVAQDIAQLSARQMRQWRARCGMIFQDFCLVPRLDVITNVLLGRLSHTSTLKSFFKLFDDADRARAIELLQWLNMLPHALQRAENLSGGQMQRVAICRALMQNPKILLADEPVASLDPKNTRRIMDALQKVSENDIAVMVNLHSVELVKEYCTRVIGIAQGKIVFDGHPSQLNERILHQLYGEEANQIH; from the coding sequence ATGGGTCAGGCACAGTTAAAACTAGCAACCACCGACTTTCCAGGGCAACAACCGCTATCCTCCCGCAAGGTGTTATCGGTAAAAGGCTTGGGCAAAGCTTATAAATCACAGCAACGGGTGCTGGACGATATCAATTTCGACCTGCACGTTGGCGAATTCGTGGCGGTGATCGGCCGTTCCGGCGCCGGTAAATCTACTCTGCTGCACACCCTGAACGGCACCATTCCTTCGAGCTGCGGCGAGATGCTGCACTTTGAAGATGACGGTGTGGCACAGGACATCGCACAACTGAGCGCCCGCCAAATGCGCCAGTGGCGTGCCCGTTGCGGCATGATCTTCCAGGACTTCTGCCTGGTACCACGGTTGGACGTGATAACCAACGTGCTGTTGGGTCGTCTGAGCCACACTTCTACCCTGAAATCCTTCTTCAAACTGTTTGATGACGCCGACCGCGCCCGCGCCATCGAACTGTTGCAATGGCTCAATATGCTGCCGCATGCGTTGCAGCGCGCCGAGAACCTGTCCGGTGGTCAGATGCAGCGCGTGGCGATTTGCCGTGCGCTGATGCAAAACCCCAAAATTCTGCTGGCCGATGAGCCGGTGGCATCACTCGATCCGAAAAACACCCGTCGCATTATGGATGCGCTGCAAAAAGTCAGTGAAAACGACATTGCGGTGATGGTGAATCTGCACTCGGTCGAACTGGTGAAAGAATATTGCACCCGGGTGATTGGTATTGCCCAGGGCAAAATTGTGTTTGACGGTCATCCGTCGCAACTGAACGAACGGATACTGCACCAGCTGTATGGCGAGGAAGCCAATCAAATCCATTGA
- the phnE_1 gene encoding Phosphate-import permease protein phnE, with protein sequence MITAPTISTEKLQTLKQQHPEIFSQQRRYLRTIGIVAAAIALYYLFFFQFFGIAWPQFINGCHQLGRYFMRMFVWHDFVNWPFMYYFQQIFITIGIVFAGTITASLIALPLSFFAARNVMSTPLLRPISVLVRRLLDILRGIDMAIWGLIFVRAVGMGPLAGVLAIVMQDVGLLGKLYAEGHEAVDKSPSRGLTAVGANGLQKHRYGIFTQSFPTFLALSLYQIESNTRSAAVLGFVGAGGIGLVYAENMRLWNWDVVMFITLILVVVVMIMDKVSSILRNKYIIGEEIPLYQQKSQID encoded by the coding sequence ATGATAACGGCACCCACTATTTCGACGGAAAAGCTGCAAACGCTTAAACAGCAGCACCCGGAGATCTTCTCACAGCAACGCCGCTACCTGCGCACCATCGGCATTGTGGCAGCGGCTATCGCACTGTATTACCTGTTCTTCTTCCAGTTCTTTGGCATAGCCTGGCCGCAGTTTATTAACGGCTGTCATCAGCTTGGCCGTTATTTCATGCGTATGTTTGTCTGGCATGATTTTGTTAACTGGCCGTTTATGTACTATTTCCAGCAGATATTTATCACCATCGGCATCGTGTTTGCCGGCACCATTACCGCTTCGTTGATCGCCTTGCCGCTGTCGTTCTTTGCCGCACGCAACGTGATGTCGACGCCGTTGTTGAGGCCGATTTCGGTGCTGGTGCGCCGTTTGCTGGATATTCTGCGCGGTATCGACATGGCCATTTGGGGGCTGATTTTTGTTCGTGCCGTCGGCATGGGGCCGTTGGCCGGGGTATTGGCTATTGTCATGCAGGACGTCGGGCTCCTCGGCAAACTCTATGCCGAAGGGCATGAAGCGGTGGATAAATCCCCCAGCCGCGGCCTGACGGCGGTCGGTGCCAACGGCCTGCAAAAGCACCGTTACGGTATCTTTACCCAGTCGTTCCCCACTTTTCTGGCGCTCAGCCTGTACCAGATTGAATCCAACACCCGATCTGCGGCGGTGCTGGGCTTTGTCGGTGCCGGCGGTATCGGCCTGGTGTATGCGGAGAACATGCGGCTGTGGAACTGGGACGTGGTGATGTTTATCACCCTGATCCTGGTGGTGGTGGTGATGATAATGGATAAAGTGTCATCCATCCTGCGCAATAAATACATTATTGGCGAAGAGATCCCGCTGTATCAGCAAAAAAGCCAAATCGATTGA
- a CDS encoding Protein of uncharacterised function (DUF1456) has protein sequence MINNDVLRSVRYMLGINDAKMVEIIKLDNFDVAVSAMSTYVIKEGEPGFENCPDEVMAHFLNGLVFFKRGKDDKFPAPEVELPITNNLVLKKLRVAFELKDTDMHQIFTAVEFRISKPELSALFRKEGTKNFRPCGDQMLRYFLKGLAQRLRGA, from the coding sequence ATGATCAACAATGACGTGCTGCGCAGCGTGCGCTACATGCTGGGTATCAACGACGCGAAAATGGTTGAGATTATCAAGCTGGATAATTTCGACGTTGCGGTCTCGGCAATGAGCACTTACGTCATCAAGGAAGGCGAGCCGGGGTTCGAAAACTGCCCTGACGAAGTGATGGCGCACTTCCTGAACGGTCTGGTGTTCTTCAAACGTGGCAAGGACGACAAGTTCCCGGCGCCGGAAGTGGAGCTGCCAATCACCAACAATCTGGTGTTGAAAAAACTGCGTGTAGCCTTCGAGTTGAAAGATACCGACATGCACCAGATCTTCACCGCCGTGGAATTCCGTATTTCCAAGCCGGAATTGAGCGCGCTGTTCCGCAAAGAAGGCACCAAAAACTTCCGCCCTTGTGGCGATCAGATGCTGCGCTATTTCCTCAAAGGGTTAGCGCAACGCCTGCGCGGCGCATAA
- a CDS encoding L-idonate 5-dehydrogenase, which translates to MAAIAKADGAQVVVVDTSAERRRHVEQVLQLPTLDPQDGQFEAQLRGQFGGMLAAKVIDATGSRQAMNNAVNLIRHGGSIVFVGLFKGDLQFSDPEFHKKETTLMGSRNATEEDFAKVGRLMAAGAITARMMLSHQFDFDSLAQHYEEQVINNQQLIKGLIRF; encoded by the coding sequence GTGGCGGCGATCGCCAAGGCTGACGGGGCGCAGGTGGTGGTGGTTGATACCAGCGCCGAACGGCGGCGGCATGTCGAGCAGGTGCTGCAACTGCCGACGCTCGATCCGCAGGACGGGCAGTTTGAAGCCCAACTGCGTGGCCAGTTTGGCGGTATGCTGGCGGCGAAAGTGATCGACGCCACCGGCAGCCGACAGGCGATGAACAATGCCGTCAACCTGATCCGTCACGGCGGCAGCATCGTTTTTGTTGGGCTGTTCAAGGGGGATTTGCAATTCTCGGACCCCGAGTTCCATAAAAAAGAAACCACCCTGATGGGCAGTCGCAATGCGACCGAAGAGGATTTCGCCAAGGTCGGTCGTTTGATGGCGGCAGGGGCGATCACCGCCCGGATGATGCTGTCCCACCAGTTCGACTTCGACAGCCTGGCGCAGCATTATGAAGAACAGGTGATCAATAACCAGCAGCTGATTAAAGGCCTTATTCGCTTTTAA
- the phnD gene encoding Phosphate-import protein phnD precursor: MKKVLSLTTLMAGAMMVFNATAADAPKVLNLGILGGQNATQQIGDNQCVKQFLDKELGVDTKLRNSSDYSGVIQGLLGGKIDLVLSMSPSSFASVYIKDPKAVDIVGIAVDDVDQSRGYHSVVIVKAGSPYKKLEDLKGKAVGFADPDSTSGFLIPNQEFKKLFGGTVDNKYNNTFSSVTFSGGHEQDVLGVLNGQFEGAVTWASMIGDYNTGYTSGAFTRMIRMDHPDLMKQIRIIWQSPLIPNGPILVSNALPAEFKAKVVTAIKKLDKDDHQCFIKAMGGKQHIGETTLAEYQNIIDMKRELTKGDR; this comes from the coding sequence ATGAAAAAAGTATTGAGTCTGACCACCCTGATGGCCGGCGCGATGATGGTATTTAACGCTACTGCAGCGGACGCACCCAAAGTATTGAATCTGGGTATTCTCGGTGGGCAAAACGCCACCCAGCAAATTGGTGATAACCAATGCGTTAAACAGTTCCTGGACAAGGAGCTTGGCGTTGACACCAAACTGCGTAACTCCTCCGACTATTCCGGCGTCATTCAGGGCCTGTTGGGCGGCAAGATCGACCTGGTGTTGAGCATGTCGCCGTCGTCGTTTGCCTCGGTGTACATCAAGGATCCGAAAGCGGTGGATATCGTCGGTATCGCGGTTGATGACGTCGACCAATCCCGTGGTTACCACTCGGTGGTGATCGTTAAAGCCGGTAGTCCATATAAAAAGCTGGAAGACCTGAAAGGCAAGGCCGTGGGCTTCGCCGATCCGGATTCTACCTCCGGCTTCCTGATCCCGAACCAGGAATTCAAGAAACTGTTTGGCGGCACGGTAGACAACAAATACAACAATACTTTCTCCAGCGTGACCTTCTCCGGTGGCCATGAGCAGGACGTCCTCGGCGTACTGAACGGTCAGTTTGAAGGCGCAGTGACCTGGGCGTCGATGATCGGCGACTACAACACCGGTTATACCAGCGGCGCGTTCACCCGCATGATCCGTATGGATCACCCGGACCTGATGAAGCAGATCCGCATTATCTGGCAGTCGCCGCTGATCCCGAACGGTCCAATCCTGGTGAGCAACGCGCTGCCGGCAGAGTTTAAAGCCAAAGTCGTCACCGCGATCAAGAAGCTGGATAAGGACGATCACCAGTGCTTTATCAAAGCGATGGGCGGCAAACAGCACATCGGCGAGACCACCCTGGCGGAATACCAGAACATCATCGATATGAAGCGTGAGCTGACCAAAGGCGACCGTTAA
- the phnE_2 gene encoding Phosphate-import permease protein phnE: MNKDFAHYYQQVRSKQKRETLIWSLGLVALYLGAGNIAEFNLHTVWLSIPHFFDYLAETIPTLHWRLLFADGHTEGSLAYWGYRLNIQLPLIWETLQLALAATLLSVLVAGVLAFLAANNTHSPATLRMAIRTLVAFLRTMPELAWAVMFVMAFGIGAIPGFLALALHTIGSLTKLFYESIETASNKPVRGLTACGATPLQRMRFGMWPQVKPVFLSYSFMRLEINFRQSTILGLVGAGGIGQELMTNIKLDRYDQVSMTLLLIILVVSLLDYTSGELRKRVVEGKK; this comes from the coding sequence TTGAATAAAGATTTTGCGCACTATTACCAGCAGGTTCGCAGCAAGCAAAAACGCGAGACGCTGATCTGGTCGCTCGGTCTGGTGGCGCTCTACCTGGGCGCCGGCAATATCGCCGAGTTCAACCTGCACACCGTGTGGCTGTCGATCCCTCATTTCTTTGATTATCTGGCAGAAACCATCCCGACCTTACACTGGCGCTTACTGTTCGCTGACGGGCACACCGAGGGGTCATTGGCCTACTGGGGTTACCGGCTGAACATTCAACTGCCGCTGATCTGGGAAACGCTGCAACTGGCGCTGGCGGCGACCCTTCTTTCAGTGCTGGTGGCGGGCGTTCTGGCGTTTCTGGCGGCCAACAACACCCATAGCCCGGCAACGTTGCGCATGGCGATCCGCACGCTGGTGGCCTTTTTACGCACCATGCCGGAGCTGGCGTGGGCGGTGATGTTCGTGATGGCGTTCGGTATCGGGGCCATTCCGGGCTTTCTGGCATTGGCGCTGCATACCATTGGCAGCCTGACCAAACTGTTTTATGAGTCGATTGAAACCGCCTCCAACAAGCCGGTGCGCGGGCTGACGGCCTGCGGAGCGACACCGTTACAGCGCATGCGTTTTGGCATGTGGCCACAGGTGAAACCGGTGTTTCTTTCGTACAGTTTTATGCGCCTGGAAATCAACTTCCGCCAGTCGACCATTCTGGGGTTGGTGGGGGCGGGCGGTATTGGTCAGGAGCTGATGACCAATATCAAGCTCGATCGCTACGATCAGGTCAGCATGACGTTGCTGCTGATTATCCTGGTAGTTTCGCTGCTGGATTACACCTCAGGTGAATTGCGCAAACGCGTCGTGGAGGGGAAAAAATGA
- the tap_1 gene encoding Dipeptide chemoreceptor protein: MFERLKISHGLMGILTLFCIIQIFSGAWSILDASGTNNRLTQISSGFNQIMAMDNAYASVTELREEVLKDALMLTTQPQSNDTKKSLGELRQRLAEVDKLMEKFYRLSLSEQSENKRTKNVKNLYEKARGDLLQLIVSLEDGDIPRFQSIMHNSSSTYFMSALDDTSAYVANDIITPAAAAAQTSYRQMVPLSLAFIFIFILLTGAVLVWIRKYVLNKINQIIDYQAEISNRNLDIEINAGGNNEIGRLINGLINMRNELANTVCTVRAGTQNIYTGVQEIAAGNNDLSSRTEEQASSLEETAASMEQLSATVKNNADSAAAATSLVKRASQSAINGGEITRKMVVTMSDIADSSRKIGDITSVIDGIAFQTNILALNAAVEAARAGEQGRGFAVVAGEVRNLAQRSAQAAKEIKTLIDTSVLRVDQGNDLVENVSGAMTEIVTAIGQVTETMQEISSASEEQSRGIAQIAQAVNEMDKVTQQNAALVEQSASAASALEDQANHLNQTVSLFKLATHASAGAHVQPPAIAAPKVVADDNGENWSRF; the protein is encoded by the coding sequence ATGTTTGAACGATTAAAAATCTCCCACGGATTAATGGGGATTTTAACCCTGTTCTGTATTATTCAGATATTCTCCGGCGCGTGGAGCATTCTGGATGCCTCCGGTACCAATAACCGCCTTACACAAATATCCTCCGGCTTTAATCAAATCATGGCAATGGATAATGCCTACGCTTCCGTTACCGAACTCCGCGAAGAAGTGCTTAAAGACGCACTGATGCTCACCACGCAGCCGCAAAGTAACGATACCAAAAAGTCCCTTGGTGAACTTCGTCAGCGCCTCGCAGAGGTGGATAAACTGATGGAAAAATTTTATCGGCTGTCGCTGTCTGAGCAGAGTGAAAACAAGCGCACCAAGAACGTCAAAAATCTGTATGAAAAAGCGCGCGGCGATCTGCTTCAATTAATTGTCAGCCTGGAAGATGGTGATATCCCCCGTTTCCAGTCAATTATGCACAATAGCTCGTCAACATATTTTATGTCTGCGCTTGACGATACTTCGGCCTACGTTGCCAACGATATTATTACTCCAGCAGCCGCTGCGGCACAGACCAGCTATCGCCAAATGGTGCCTTTATCGCTTGCGTTCATTTTCATCTTTATTCTGCTGACCGGTGCGGTTCTGGTGTGGATCAGAAAATATGTGCTGAACAAGATTAATCAGATTATCGACTATCAGGCCGAAATTTCGAACAGGAATTTGGATATTGAAATTAATGCCGGTGGAAATAACGAAATAGGCCGACTGATTAACGGTCTCATCAATATGCGTAATGAGCTGGCTAATACCGTCTGCACCGTCCGGGCAGGAACGCAAAATATTTATACCGGCGTGCAGGAAATTGCAGCAGGTAACAACGACCTTTCAAGCCGCACAGAAGAACAGGCGAGTTCGCTGGAAGAAACGGCGGCCAGCATGGAGCAACTTTCTGCTACGGTGAAAAACAACGCAGATAGTGCCGCTGCTGCCACCTCGTTGGTGAAACGCGCTTCGCAAAGTGCAATCAACGGCGGTGAGATCACGCGCAAAATGGTCGTCACCATGAGCGATATCGCCGATAGCTCACGCAAAATTGGTGATATCACCAGCGTCATCGACGGCATCGCCTTCCAAACCAATATTTTGGCACTGAATGCTGCGGTGGAGGCGGCTCGCGCTGGTGAACAAGGCCGCGGCTTTGCCGTTGTCGCCGGCGAAGTACGTAACCTTGCTCAGCGCAGCGCTCAGGCGGCCAAAGAGATTAAAACGCTGATTGATACATCGGTGCTGCGTGTCGATCAGGGCAACGATCTGGTGGAAAACGTGAGCGGAGCCATGACGGAAATTGTTACCGCCATCGGTCAGGTAACGGAAACCATGCAAGAGATCTCAAGTGCTTCTGAAGAGCAGAGCCGTGGAATTGCACAAATTGCGCAGGCAGTTAACGAAATGGATAAGGTGACCCAGCAGAACGCCGCGCTGGTCGAACAATCGGCTTCCGCCGCCAGTGCGCTGGAAGATCAGGCCAATCACTTGAATCAAACCGTCTCCCTTTTCAAACTCGCCACACACGCGTCCGCCGGGGCCCACGTTCAGCCACCGGCGATAGCCGCACCGAAAGTGGTTGCTGATGATAACGGTGAGAATTGGAGCCGTTTTTGA